In Thermococcus profundus, the genomic stretch TGACCCCGAGTTCGGAACCGGGGCGGTCTACAACTGTACCTACGGTGACGAGCAAGACGTGGTATGGCAGAAGCGCTACAACCTGCCGGTTATCATAGCCATCAACGAGGACGGAACGATGAACGAGAGGGCCGGGCCTTACAAGGGACTTAAGACGGAGGAAGCAAGGAAGAAGATAGCCGAAGACCTCGAGAAGATGGGTCTTCTCTACGACAGGAAGAAGATACACCACCGCGTTCTGAGGCACACCGAAAGGAGCTCCTGTATGGCCCCGATTGAGCTCCTGCCCAAGAAGCAGTGGTTCATCAAGGTGAAGGACTTCACGGATGAGATAGTCAAAGTCGCCGAGCAGATCAACTGGTACCCACCCGACATGTTCCTCCGCCTCAAGGACTGGGCCGAGTCAATGGACTGGGACTGGGTCATCAGCAGGCAGAGGGTCTTTGGAACACCGATACCGTTCTGGGTCTGCGATAACGGTGAGGTAATCCTCCCGAACGAGGAAGACCTGCCGGTTGACCCGCGCTTCGACAAGCCTCCGAGGAAGTGCTCTGACGGCAGCGAGCCCAAGCCCGTAACCGACGTCCTCGACTGCTGGGTCGACTCGAGCCTCACAGCACTGATCATAAGCAGGTGGCACGATGCCATCAAGGGAGATGCTGAAGGAAAGCGCTGGTTCGAGCACAACTTCCCGACGGCCCTGAGGCCACAGGGAACCGACATCATAAGGACGTGGGCGTTCTACACGATATTCAGAACCTGGGTTCTCACGGGAGAGAAGCCCTGGAACGACATCCTAATCAACGGTATGGTCGCCGGCCCGGACGGCAGGAAGATGAGCAAGAGCTATGGAAACGTCGTTGCTCCAGACGAGGTCATTCCGAAGTACGGTGCAGACGCTCTTAGACTCTGGACCGCCCTCGCTCCACCCGGAGAGGACCACCCGTTCAAGTGGGAGACAGTCGACTACAACTACCGCTTCCTCCAGAAAGTCTGGAACATCTACCGCTTCGCGGAGAGGCATCTGGAAGACTTCGATCCTGCAAATGCTCCGAAGGAGCTTGAACCTCTCGACCGCTGGATACTCAGCAGGCTCCACAGGCTCATCAAGTTTGCAACTGAGGAGATGGAGAAATACCGCTTCAACCTGCTCACAAGGGAGCTCATGACTTTCGTCTGGCACGAGGTTGCGGATGACTACATCGAGATGATCAAGTACAGGCTCTACGGCGACGACGAAGAGAGCAAGCTGAAGGCAAAGGCTTCGCTGTACGAGCTGCTCTACAACGTGATGCTCCTCCTCGCTCCGTTCACTCCACACATCACGGAGGAGCTATACCAGAACCTCTTCCGCGATAGGATAGGGGCCAAGAGTGTCCACCTCCTTGAGTGGCCGAAGTACGACGAGGCCAGGATTGACGAGGAGGCCGAGAGGCTCGGAGAGCTCGCCCGCGAGATAGTCGGCGTTATGAGGCGCTACAAGAACGGCCACGGCCTTGCCCTCAACGCCAAGCTCAAGCACGTCGCCATTTACGCGACCGACTCCTACGAGAAGCTCAAGACTATTGAGAAGGACATCGCAGGAACGATGAACATTGAGAAGCTAGAGATAATCAGGGGTGAGCCAGAGCTCGAGGAGAGGATCACCGAGATAAAGCCGAACTTCAGGACGGTTGGGCCGCGCTATGGAAAGCTCGTGCCGAAGATAACCGCCTACCTCAAGGAGAACGCGGAAGAAGTTGCGAAAGCACTCAAGGAGAGCGGAAAGATCGAGTTTGAGGTTGACGGCCAGAAGGTCGAGCTGACAAAGGACGACATCGTGCTCAGGAAGGCAGTCTTCAGCGAGGGAGAAGAGGTCGAGACGGCGGTAGTTGGAGACGCCGTCGTTCTCTTCTTCTGACCTGTTTTCATATTCCTTCCGATTCTTGCCTTTTTGTCTGATAATATTCCGGGAAAGCATTCAGAGTAAGTGCAGTGCCTTTCTCAGCAGTTGTAGCACAGCATCGCGGCTCTCTTTAGGAGTATGACCCTGTAGAGCCTGCCGTTGATTATCCGCGGATTGGATATCTTGTTGAGGTGGTGGATCCTCTTCCTCTCCAGGGCAATAAGGCCGAGCTCGCGGAGAACCTTCACGAAGTCCTCCCAGCGGATTTTCAGCCATCTGGAGTACTCGTCGAAGAGCTCCTTCTCCACGACGCGGTAGATCCTCCCGTCCACTTTATAGCGGATGGCGTGTTTTGGCAGCTCCTTCCTGAGGCGCCAGCGCGCATGGAGGGGTTCCTGCATCTCGTAAACTGCCCTGTCCATGTCCTTCCCTTCCACCATCATCTTCAGGATTATGCCGAGGATACGGTTTATCCTGTCGGGGACGCCAACAATGTCCCCCTTCAGAACGATCTTTCTCCTGCGAACCTTTATTCCAGCGTTCTCAAGCTCTTCACCGATCTTCGGGGTTGTCTTCTTCTTGGTGCCCCCGGTATCGACAATGCCGCCGATTATGAAAGCCTTAACTCCAAAATCTTTCTCATTCAGAACTTCCTCTGCCCAAGGGTCGAGGAGGACGACCTCGTCTATTCCCTTCCCCTTCAGGAATTCCGCGGTTGGCCCTTCGTAGATGGTTATCCTGTCGAGAGGGCCGTTGAACATCTTTTTGAACTCGTCGTTGGCCCAGGTGACGGCCAGCTCGCTCCCGGTGAAGTAATCCCTCAAGAGACCGTAGCTCTGCGTAACCTGCAGGCAGATCTTGCCCTTCTCCTTTTGTGTGTGCTTCTCCCAGTGGTAGAGGTCGATTATGAAGTACGGCCAGTTTGGAAGCTTCGAGCGAAGTTCCTCAGGCGTAAGGACAGGTTCGAACTTCTCCTTCATGCAGAGCGGAGCGTAAGCGTAATAAGAGCCATCAACGCGGTTTCCGTCGAGATCCCAGGCCACCACCGTCTTCTCCGGAACCCTGAAGATTGCTCCCTTCCCGTGAACTATCTCTATCGCAATGTCCTGGAGCTTGTTTTTAGATTTCCTGAAGCGCTTTGATAGGGTTCCTATGCTCTCTATGCCCCTTTCCCTGAGGGCCTCTCTGAAGACGTCGGCGAGCGTCATCATGGGCATCGGTTGAGGGTTGGGCCGGGGTTTAAAAAGATTGCCGGGGCCTCCCATACGAAAGATTTTTAAACGCTCCCCCTTCCCTTATATCGAGCCCCGGTGGTGTAGCCCGGTCAAACATGCGGGCCTTTCGAGCCCGCGCCCCGGGTTCAAATCCCGGCCGGGGCACCAGAATTGTGCTTCTCTCATCCAAAGGCTGTTCTTCCAGTGAGAGCCGCGCTCTAATGGCATCTTCAATGAAACGAGACCTGTTATAAGTCGCACTATCCAAGAGTTTGAGGACCTCTGGATCTAAAGTGATGTGAACGGGAATTCTACGCCTTCTCAGCCCTCTTTTAGGCATGTAAAGCACTCTCCACGGCTCTATTTGTGTGGCCACACGTGGCCACATGTGGCTACACGCCGAAAATCCGCGCCCCATTTTTATAGCCATTGTGGTCATGAGAATCACCTCGGCAGTTCTTCAGAACGTCCTCTGCCTGTATCTGTTGAGTAGTAAATGATGTATTCCAGGTACTTGTGGCCGGGTGATTTTCGCGATAATCTGTGGCTAAACCCAAGTAGGGAATCAACGATACGATGAAATATTTTAAGGTTGAAAATATGAAAAAGAAAGGCTAGAACTAGAATATGGTCTCTGCAAAGGCACTAAAGAACTCGGTGATTGGATATGGGACACCGAAGAAGGCACTGAAAAAAGTTGTTGAATATGCTATTATTGGGGTAGTTATTAGAGTTGTAGTACTTACCCTCTTTTGACTTTTGAGTATTACTAAGGGGAACAAGTCTATTCCGGTTTTGATGATGGCTTTGTTTGCAGCACTTCTTACCTTATTCTCACTCCAGCCAATTGCTGTTGTAAGTACTGACCATGTGAACACTGCAATGAAAATGAAGCCCATTATGACTTGCACCATGAGCACTACTTCTATATTCTCACCTCCTAGGGAAACTCGGCCCTCGCAAGAGCGAGGACTCGTTTTCCCCAATATAATTGTGGTTGTTTTGTATTTATAAAACAAAGCAAGAAAGTATGTACAATAGTCGTAAAACATTCCAAAAATTGACGTAATTCAGGAGCGAAATGTTCTTATATGTGCTCGTAATAAGAGTATTGCATTATCAAAAGGAGCGGGGGAGGGCCTTGGAATGGGAAAAGGTGTTACTGTAGCGTTGGTGATTCTGCTAGTTCTTTCTCTAGGTGCGAATGTTGTAATGTTTAAGTCTCACGCTGATTTGGCCTCTAAGGCTCTTGAAGCTGAGCAGCTTCAGTCTGAGGTCAAGGCTTTGAGGACCAATATAACGCTCTTGCAGAACAACATCTCAAGCCTTCAGGCGCTCGTCGAGATGCACAAGCGGAATGAGGCGACGCTGGAGAAGGTGAACAAGGAGCTTGAGAATGAGCTTGTTGAGTTGAAGAACAAGTACAACTCTCTTCAGCTAACGCTCCAGGACTATCAAACAATGGAAGCCAACTATGAGAAATACTACGAGTTCTCAAGGAAGTATTTCATGCTTCAGGACTTCTTGGAGAGCGTGCTGACCTCTGACCAGGAAACTGCGCTGAAGCCGCACGTTCTGGCCGCTGTTTCCCACCCGGATTACACTGCCAATTCCCTGGCAGATATTACTGAGTACGTCGCAGATCATGTAAAGTATGCGCAGGATCAGCCGGTTCCACTCCCCCCTTCTCCAGAGGAACTTAAGTATGGTTATTATTCTCCAATGACGGCTCCAAATGTGTTCTTGCCGCCAGCGGATACAATAGAGAAGGGTTATGGTGACTGTGATGATATTAACACACTCCTTGCAGCCATGGTCAAGGTGTACTTCAAAGATGTCTATGGCCATGATTATGCTGTCTATCTCGTCGTAGGGACTCGCAGGCACGGTTCCGGCCATCTCTTTGTGATGGTGCCTGTCAAGAGAGGCAAGATTGTAATTCTGGACGCGTCAGGATCGCCATACTGGACTGGAAAGTCGCTCCTAGACTCCCTCCTTGGTAATGATGCCGCCGAGGCAAAGCCTATCAGAGAGGCATGGGATGAGTACAGGGACCGTATTGGTTCGTCTTTTGACGAGATTGAAATATACTACATTGACTTTTATGGTGATGCCAGGAAAATGTTTGAGGGCACTCCTGCGGAGATGCTCAACTGGTTGGAGGAGAACACGCAGTAATGACGGGGGTTGGTCGGCTGCTGTGAGGTGAAATAATGGGAGGAGATCCTTTTTCCGGAATTGGGGACAGTTTCGAGGATGCCATCGGATTCCTTCTCATTTCTCTATTGGCTGGAATTTTTGGAATGATATTCACAATTCTTGCCAATGTAGCTATTCAAATGAATATTCCAGAGGCCACGTCTTGGACCTTGAGGATAGGGAGTTTGTATCTTTTGATGATTGGGTATTGTAGATATCTTTGGAGTCTTTGCTCTTGGAATGATGGGTCTTTTTGCATCTATATCTTATGTGGTTGGTAGAATTGTTGGGTATGCCGTTATGTATTGGTTCTTTTCGTTGATACAGCAGGCGATTACCATAATAAAAATCCCAACTACCTCCATCCTACTGAATACTCTCCTCCTTTTTATATTATTGGTGGCTAGAATCAGTATGGAAGGAGGCCAGACCACTTGGGGGTGGTGAATATGGAATATGAAAAGGTGCAAGTATATGGTGTGAGTTTAGCAGACATTGAGCAGATACTCAGGAGGGAGGGGTTCCAAGACACCCTCCTCCAAGTGCAAAAGCCTGGACAAGTTTTTGGTCTTGTAAAGCGTTTGAACCCACCATGGGAAATGCATGTTCGTGGGTTTGAAGATGGACATTTGGAGGCAGAGATTGAGATTTCCAGAGATTACTTGGAGCACTTGAATGACAGCTATAGAAGGTCCGCAGCTACAGAGTTATCTCAGCTTCTTAGTAAGTATGGCATTCCGCATACTGTTAAAAGGGACAGCAATGTTAAACTTGATTTAGAAGTTCCCGAAACATTAACACCCTGGAAGCCAATAGTGGCGGCCTT encodes the following:
- a CDS encoding valine--tRNA ligase; this encodes MLPKTYDPNEIEPKWQKFWLDEKVYKYELDEKRPSYAIDTPPPFTSGTLHLGHVLSHTWIDIIARYKRMTGYNVLFPQGFDNHGLPTELKVEKEFGISKDQPEKFLQKCIEWTWQAIEAMRNQFIRIGYSADWELEYHTMDDWYKAAVQKSLIEFYKKGMLYRDEHPVYWCPRCRTSLAKAEVGYVEEEGFLYYIKLPLADGSGHVPIATTRPELMPACVAVFVHPDDERYKDVVGKKVKLPIFEREVPVIADADVDPEFGTGAVYNCTYGDEQDVVWQKRYNLPVIIAINEDGTMNERAGPYKGLKTEEARKKIAEDLEKMGLLYDRKKIHHRVLRHTERSSCMAPIELLPKKQWFIKVKDFTDEIVKVAEQINWYPPDMFLRLKDWAESMDWDWVISRQRVFGTPIPFWVCDNGEVILPNEEDLPVDPRFDKPPRKCSDGSEPKPVTDVLDCWVDSSLTALIISRWHDAIKGDAEGKRWFEHNFPTALRPQGTDIIRTWAFYTIFRTWVLTGEKPWNDILINGMVAGPDGRKMSKSYGNVVAPDEVIPKYGADALRLWTALAPPGEDHPFKWETVDYNYRFLQKVWNIYRFAERHLEDFDPANAPKELEPLDRWILSRLHRLIKFATEEMEKYRFNLLTRELMTFVWHEVADDYIEMIKYRLYGDDEESKLKAKASLYELLYNVMLLLAPFTPHITEELYQNLFRDRIGAKSVHLLEWPKYDEARIDEEAERLGELAREIVGVMRRYKNGHGLALNAKLKHVAIYATDSYEKLKTIEKDIAGTMNIEKLEIIRGEPELEERITEIKPNFRTVGPRYGKLVPKITAYLKENAEEVAKALKESGKIEFEVDGQKVELTKDDIVLRKAVFSEGEEVETAVVGDAVVLFF
- the trm10 gene encoding tRNA (guanine(9)-/adenine(9)-N1)-methyltransferase, yielding MMTLADVFREALRERGIESIGTLSKRFRKSKNKLQDIAIEIVHGKGAIFRVPEKTVVAWDLDGNRVDGSYYAYAPLCMKEKFEPVLTPEELRSKLPNWPYFIIDLYHWEKHTQKEKGKICLQVTQSYGLLRDYFTGSELAVTWANDEFKKMFNGPLDRITIYEGPTAEFLKGKGIDEVVLLDPWAEEVLNEKDFGVKAFIIGGIVDTGGTKKKTTPKIGEELENAGIKVRRRKIVLKGDIVGVPDRINRILGIILKMMVEGKDMDRAVYEMQEPLHARWRLRKELPKHAIRYKVDGRIYRVVEKELFDEYSRWLKIRWEDFVKVLRELGLIALERKRIHHLNKISNPRIINGRLYRVILLKRAAMLCYNC
- a CDS encoding coiled-coil domain-containing protein; amino-acid sequence: MGKGVTVALVILLVLSLGANVVMFKSHADLASKALEAEQLQSEVKALRTNITLLQNNISSLQALVEMHKRNEATLEKVNKELENELVELKNKYNSLQLTLQDYQTMEANYEKYYEFSRKYFMLQDFLESVLTSDQETALKPHVLAAVSHPDYTANSLADITEYVADHVKYAQDQPVPLPPSPEELKYGYYSPMTAPNVFLPPADTIEKGYGDCDDINTLLAAMVKVYFKDVYGHDYAVYLVVGTRRHGSGHLFVMVPVKRGKIVILDASGSPYWTGKSLLDSLLGNDAAEAKPIREAWDEYRDRIGSSFDEIEIYYIDFYGDARKMFEGTPAEMLNWLEENTQ